TGGATCAGGACCGTATAGCCGGCCTCCTCCAACTGCCAGGCGATCCACGTCGCCCACTCGTGGTCGGCTTCCGTGTAGGACACGAAGAAGTCGCGACGCTCTCCGCTCAGGTCGGTCCCCGGCATGGACATAGCCTCCCACCAAGCACACAGACCGTGACAGACCCTTCACAGCACGAGGCCCGGAGCGGATGCTCCAGGCCTCGTGTGGTGCGGTACCTGCACTAGTAGGAGTGCCAGCAGTCGTCGTAGCGCTCAGTGAGATGGCGACGACGGCGCGGCTTGTCGCAGTCGATGTAGTCCCAGCCGTTCCACCGGTCGTGGTCAGGGCAGCCGCTCATGTCGTCTAACCTCCGGAAGTCAATTGCGAGGGCCGTCTCTGTCGGCCTGCGACCAGGTTCGCTCCACACCGGTGATCGCACGATCGGCCGCACGACGCCACCCGCGTTCGGATGCGGACACTGCCATCCGCACGACCAACGCGCCGACCGCCTCAAGGTTGCTGGTGACCTCTCTATCGACCACGACGGTCCGGGCGCGCCCGGTGGACGGGCCTACGTCGGGCCATCGAGGATTACTCCAGATTCCTGAACCCATCGGCGGGCGGCCCGTCCCGCTCGTCGGGGGTGATCACGACCGCCCCCAAGCGCTGCTCGGTCTCGACCCGGCGGTGCGCGTCGGCCGCCTCTGCCATCGGGTAGACCCGGTCAACGATCGACTGGATCTCTCCCGCTTCGATCATCTCCGTGAGCTTTGCAAGGTCCTCCCCCGTTTCCGAGGCGAAGGCCACGGTGACGGTCTTGTCGGTGAACCGGGTTGTCAGCACTGAGCGGAGCAGCACCGACAGGCGGGGGTTGCCGTGGAGATAGCGCCCGCCCGGTTGGAGCTTGCCGATGAGACGGCGGTACGGACTCCCGGCGACCATGTCGAAGATGACGTCGAACCTCCGGCCCATCGTCGTCACGTCGTCGGTGGTGTAGTCCACGAAGTCGCTGGCCCCGAGGCGTCGGACGAGATCTTCCTTGATCCTGTGGTCGACCGCGGTGACGTGCGCGCCCATCGAGTGGGCGATCTGGACGGCATGGGCGCCGATGCTGCCGCCGGCCCCGTTGATCAGCACCTGCTCCCCCGGCTCGATCCCCGCGCGCCGCATGAAGTGCAGGGCGTTGAGTCCGCCCAGCGGGACAGCGGCCGCCTCGGCGAACGTCATATTGCGTGGCTTGGGTCCGATGGCGGCGCCTTCCGGGAGGACGACGTACTCACCGTAGGCACCCAGACGTAGACCGGTGCAGCCGTAGACCTGGTCGCCCGGAACAAAGCGGGTAACACGCCCGCCCACCGACACCACCTCGCCGGCGAAGTACATGCCCAGGATGGAACGCCTCGGCCTGATGACTCCGACCGCGATTCGGAGCGGAAGCCAGAACCACTTCACCGAGTATCGGAAGCTCCTGAACTCGCAGTCAGACTTCGTCACCTCGGCCGCCCGCACTCTGATCAGGACTTCACGATCGCCCGGGGCCGGCGTGGGCACGTCCGCCAGATGCAGAACGTCCGGCCCTCCATAACGGGTGTAGGTGACGGCTTTCACGCGGCCAGCGGATCGGATTGCAGGCAGGCTGTCAACCCGCGACGGAGAGCGTGATCGGCATGCGGCACGAGAGCACGTCGCGCACCTCATCGGCAATCTGCCGACGAGGTGCGCTCTGCTAGCGTCGCGGGCCGTTGACAGCTCGTGAGCCAGAGCGGCAGCCAGGCTGCGGCGTTCTTCCGTGAGGTCGCGGCCATCGGACCATCTGGAACGGCGCTTAGTCGCTAGCCTCGCAGACATGCCGGAACTTGAACCCGATCTCTCGAACAGCGACGGTCGCCGACCGTTCCGCATCGTGGTCGACGTGCTGGCGACGGCCGAACAGGTGCAAATGCTGCACGGCATTATCG
The Cryptosporangium aurantiacum genome window above contains:
- a CDS encoding NAD(P)-dependent alcohol dehydrogenase is translated as MKAVTYTRYGGPDVLHLADVPTPAPGDREVLIRVRAAEVTKSDCEFRSFRYSVKWFWLPLRIAVGVIRPRRSILGMYFAGEVVSVGGRVTRFVPGDQVYGCTGLRLGAYGEYVVLPEGAAIGPKPRNMTFAEAAAVPLGGLNALHFMRRAGIEPGEQVLINGAGGSIGAHAVQIAHSMGAHVTAVDHRIKEDLVRRLGASDFVDYTTDDVTTMGRRFDVIFDMVAGSPYRRLIGKLQPGGRYLHGNPRLSVLLRSVLTTRFTDKTVTVAFASETGEDLAKLTEMIEAGEIQSIVDRVYPMAEAADAHRRVETEQRLGAVVITPDERDGPPADGFRNLE